From Eptesicus fuscus isolate TK198812 chromosome 14, DD_ASM_mEF_20220401, whole genome shotgun sequence, one genomic window encodes:
- the LOC103294107 gene encoding protein S100-A7-like, with the protein MRHTQAEKSMMGVINLFHKYIKPDGMIDKPGLLKMLKENFSNFLKACDKKGKGYLYHFFEEKNKNEDKIQFYEFLSWVGDIAMDYQNQSHGLALCSGSSQ; encoded by the coding sequence ATGCGCCACACTCAAGCTGAGAAGTCCATGATGGGCGTGATCAACCTGTTTCACAAATACATCAAACCCGATGGCATGATTGACAAGCCAGGCCTGCTGAAGATGCTGAAAGAGAATTTCTCCAACTTCCTCAAGGCCTGTGACAAAAAGGGCAAGGGTTACTTGTaccatttttttgaggaaaagaacaaaaatgaggATAAGATTCAGTTTTACGAGTTTCTCTCCTGGGTGGGAGACATAGCCATGGACTACCAAAATCAGAGTCATGGACTAGCACTCTGTTCTGGGAGCAGCCAGTGA